In Mucilaginibacter auburnensis, the genomic stretch GTAAAAGGCAGTGACGGTGAATATTGGGTCATGACCAGCCGCACCAAATCCAAGATCGCAGCCAACGTGCCGCTGCTGCCTCAAGCCTTAGCCATCATTGATAAATATCGAGCGCATCCAATTAGAAAAATTCAGGGCCGGCTATTGCCGATGAAAAGCAACCAGAAAATGAATGCCTACCTTAAAGAGATCGCCGACCTCTGCGGTATTAACAAAAAATTGACGACCCACACGGCGCGGCATACCTTCGCGACCACCGTGACACTTGAAAATGATGTCCCCATCGAAACGGTCAGTAAGATGCTGGGCCATACCAAAATCACGACGACACAAATTTACGCCCGGATCAAGGAGAAGAAAGTGAGTAAGGATATGAAACTGCTCAGAGAGAAACTGACCTTGAAACCGGCGGAAGTTTAGCATGATACAGGGCGGCGCCATCTACGCCGCCCTTCTTATAACGGGCTAAGTTCTTTGATGTCATCTTCTCCGAAACGGAGCCGGGCCCTGACAAATCTGAGCAAGGCTTCAAAAACGGGATATTGTACCTGATAGTCCAAATCAAAATTCATCAAAACTAATTTGGCGGTGTTGTTTAATTGATTGCGAAGAGAGCTACCGCTGAAATCGCTCAGAACAAGTGGGATGTAATTTTCTTCTTCCGGTAGCGACTGCAAGCGAAAACCTTCCCGCTGGTACGCCGCCACCCGCTCCGCTTCTGATGGAAACCGTCGGCCCAATAACAATGCGTTCGCTTTTTTACTTAAAATAAAATTACGTATGGCCATAAGAATTTGCCAGTCGAGCCAGCCCTCGGTTCTAAGCGCTCCGATGAATTCGGGGTAGGCGGGATCATCTTTGATCTTTTTGAGGGTCAAATGAGAATTCAAGGTGAACCCTTCATAACGTTGTCGGATCATCTCCATCGCGCCATCCCGATCATATTTCGCGCTCAACGTGTCAAGCCACTTTAGCGGGCGAAACGTTTTATGTGTAAAAGTCGAATTGACGGTCCCAATAGCCGTTCTGGACAGTTGCTCAAATGACGCCCGGGAAAAAAGATGCCTGTAAAGCCGCTGATAAATAAAGTCAGGAAGCGTTTTACCGGCAAGATTTTCCTGGTCGAAATGCTTTGTGATCAGCTCTGTCAACTCTTCGCCGGGTAATAGACTTACCTCCTGTAACAAAATGGCAATATTGGCTACGATCGTGGGAACCTGTTGTTCGATCGCTTGATAGTCCTCGTCCAAAACAGCCGGAATATAAACGGTCCATTTCGCTTTGTTTTGCTGTGCTCTCAAGGGCTCCTCACCCCCGGCCCTGATCTTTAATTCCACTTCGAGCGGTATTTCCAGCAGGTGAAGATCATGTTTTGAAAGCATCAGCTCCAGCAATAAGACCTGAAGGATGGCACAAAACTCCTCAGCGACCGAATTCATAAGCCAGGTGTTTTCAAAACTGATCTTCCAGGAAAGCCCGCCTGCGTGCCATTCGATCGTCCTGGTCTTACCGGCATCGTTAAAAGGCGTGTCATCCAATTTAGCCTGGACGACACCATCGATCTCTTTGCTTGTCAATTCGTCGTCCTCGATCACATAGTGTTCCAAATACAAATCATAGAATTGGCCCATACCCCGTTTTAGCTGCTCCATAACTGACTGCGTTTGCGGCGCGATCCGCGGTCCGGCAGAAATCACAAAAGCCAATTCCTGCAAATTTTTATCCAACAGGTCATACCCTTTCGTGTTGAACTCTGCCCTGGCGTTGATATATAACCTGAACGCTTCCATAGAACTCAACCAGGCACCCTGTGCATGGTCCATGTGATAAAGCAAGCCCATAGCATCAGGCAACAAATCGTGCAGCTGTTCATGCTGGCTGCAATGCCAGGCGGCAGACATCGAATAATACTTGGCCGCCAGGTTACAACCAGCCACGTTATATAATTGCCCGATATTTAACAAGGCGAGCACATAACCTTTTCTGGTCCTATCCTGCCGGTAGAGTGCCTTTGCTTTATGAAAGCATGTTAGTGCTTTCAGTACGCCATTACGGTCCGTCGTTTCCAGATAACGATTACCCGTTTCGTTATAACGAAGCGCGTTGGATTCATCATTTTCCCGGGAATTGACAAAGGGTATGAGCTGATCAGCGAACTCCTGCAAGGGTTCCATGTCATCCAGGCTGGTCCCATCTTTCATCAACCGGTCAAGCCATTGATTGATTTGGGCCGCGAGCGCGACCACATTGTACCGCTGCGCCTGATCAAGAGTATTTAATATGGCCCGGTAAAAAGGGAGGGCATCTTTGATGCTATCCTTGCTTAGGGTCTCGGTTATGTCTAAATGGATAAGCAGCGCAGCGAGCTGATTGTAGTAACAGATAGCTTCCGGACTTTCCGCCGAACCGATATGCTTATTGATCAGCGACCGTATCTGCCGCTGCCATAACAACGGCTCCTTTAAGTCCAGCTCACACGTTTTTTCGTGCACGTGCAGGAAAACCGGAACCAATAAATGGATGGCCTCGGCAACAGATTCATACCCTTGGAACCCGGCAATAGTTCCAAAATAAAGCCGGATGTGCGGTTCGAGACCCAACAGGGAGCCTAAAGGAAAACCCGTCGTAAAATTTTTACTGACGCACCAGATCAGCTCACTGATCGCTCTGCGCCGGTAATGCAAGGGCGTGTCATCTAAAACGATATAATGCTGAAGCAAACCCTGCCAGAAACCCAAATGGTGGTGTAAATGCCTGTTCTGATTACAGTAATAGGCCGCACCCATCACCTGGTAAAATTCAGAAGCCCGGAAATGCGCTAAGGTATCCATGTTGTGCCAGCTCTCCCAGTCTTCGGCATAGCCGGTCTCCAGTTGATCGATGGTGGTCAGCAATAACTTATCCAATAACTCGCTGTCCAGTTTCCGGCCTTCAGCTTGGTCAGCCATCGAGCGTTTAGATATTTCGTAGATAAGGCAGTAAAATGCCGCTTTAGGCTGCTGCTGCGCTATAGGGAAAGTAATTTTGGCAATAAGGCTTCGTATCCTAATGATCACATTTTCAAGCGCTGTTTCAGGATCTATATCGTCGAATTGCCAATGGATACGCAGCGTAAAGTCTTCCCAAACCTCATTGGGAACGGTATGAATATCAGCCGAAGTGTTTTTTAATTCAGCAATCACTGTTTCCTTGATCTGAGCGGTACAGCGCGCTAGTAGCTCTGGTGACAACTGTCCCTGATGCTGATGCCATTCTTTCAGCAAGTCAGCGCCGTTACCCGCTTGATTACGTGCGATCCCGGTATTGGTTTCGAACCAGAACTGCACGTCATCAAACTTGAACTCTCCCTTTACAAAGAGCATAAAGAAGTTATAGATCGCTTTGGTTACTTCTTCACTCTTAAAGGAAAAGTTCTTGGAAGAGTACAATTTAAGCTGCCGGAAGTTGGAAACCCAGGTCCCGGTATCACGGCTGAAAATATCATCCTGGTACTCGCAATACGTGATCTCATCTGATTTTGCCAGATAGCTTTCCAGCCAAATTTCGAGTGTTCTTAATTTTTGGAACTCGTACCCTTTAATGGTGGCATTGGCATCGGTATCCTTGGAAAACAATGCAAGATGATGAAGCGGCATAATATTCAAAGTTAATCAACTTCCCGGCACCCACGCATCCCCCTCATCCATATAAGCAGTCAGCAAGTCTCGCAACTCATCCAGAAACTTGGTCCGGCTCTACACCTTCCGCATCTTGATCTCGGCGAACCGCCGGTAATGCCGCGGTAAGGTGATCCCGAAACTTTCCTCCAGCCATTCAATGATCTCCACGATCGTACGCTCGCTCTTTTTGAAACGCAGCCAGCAGTAAAGCGCATAGGCAAATTCGATCAGGTCGGTTTTTTCACCCGGCCATGGAAGACGCTTCTTTTGTGCCGGCAGCGTCCCCGCGGAGGGATAGAGTAAACCGGCTAAATGTTCCTGTAGACGCTCGTAAGCGATAAACTTCGCATAAAGGTAATCGGCAGCCGTCGAGAACTCCGGGTCACTGCTGGGCAGTTCGGCCGTAATGACCACCGGCGCTGCCGCGCCGCGCACAAAATACAAATGGTCGAGCTCGTGCCCGTCCAGTAAATAATACTGATGCATAAAACGGTGCTGTTCGAAGAAGCGCCGGATATGCTTCAGTTCGAATTCGTAATAGGCTTTGAGTGCCAGCTCGTCGCCGACCGGCCGGTTCGTTTCCAGGCTATACAATTCTACCGCGTAAAGTTGTTCCGCAACGAATTTTGGTTTAACAATCTTGAAGAACGCGATCTCAGCCGCTTCCTCAACGAAAGGATTGGCGGCGATATGTCCCCGCAGGTCCTTCAGGACAGCCTGCACGGCTTGCAGGATGCCTGCCAGTCGCTTGGCTGCCGGGATGCCCATCTCCCTGTACAACTCGATCTCTTCCAGTAATTTGTTCATTCTCTCATTTAAAAATACTTCCATAATCTTAGTTTTTTTAGCCCAAAACAAGCGGAGTCGATCATGCGCCGCAAGTCGAAAAAGGGTACATGTACCCCCGCCTTGCGCTATTTTTTTCTTATCTTCGGCATAAAAAATATTTAATAGCGACGGCTATTTGACTTGTATCGGAACTGCGAGACTCCAAACAGAAACAAGGACGAATAGATCTGATCGCCTGCGTTACAGCGCAGGTGTCTGGTCTTGTCTTGTTTCTTAAGCTCTCGCAGGCTACGGGATACGGATAATGGTCAGCCCTGCGCTTTAACGTTTATAGTGAACCCGATTCCCGAAACCTCCAAACTGCTGCAGCCTATTTCCAGCCTGCCGCTCAGCGACGCTTTTAAAAAGGCGGCAGCCGAAAATTGCTTTGACTCACTGGCAGAAATGTCCGCGCTGCACATGGACGAACTCCTCGCGTTGCCGGGCTTCGACCATCGTATCTGGAACGAATTCGCCGGCTTCCTGGAAGCGAACGGATTCGGCCATCTTTTAAACAAAAAGAGCCCGCCACGCGAGTGACAGGCCCCGAAGGAGTTCCCGCTTTCAGATCAAGCCCCTCAGATCTTCCAGCATTTCCTCCATCACCCCCACCAGCGGACGGATCACTTTCTCATCCGTGGTGTAAAACTTACTGCGCTGGCTGGGCGCCGACAAATCCGGCTGGCCCATGCTCGAACAGTTATAAGCGATCTTGACCGACAGGTCGTCGACCTTTTCATCCAGCAGTCCATGGTCGTTCTGCAGTTTGTGCCAGACGGCAATGCCCGCTGCGTTGATCTTGTAATTGAATTTATGGGGATTGGCTTTACTATCGGGCCCTTCTTCCGGTTCGACCTCTTTAACGAGAGTCATCTCGGCATCGATCCAGTTACACAATTGCTTCACCACCGGTTCGGCGTGCCGGTCATAGCGCAGGGCAGACATGGCCGCGTCCTGCATCACCAGCGTCTTACATCGGTGCAATTCTTCCAGCTTGGCGGTCTTGCCCGGCCGTTGCTGCATCTTCTGTTTGAGCATCCGGTAGCAATAGGCCTGGAAACGCTGCTGGTTAAAATCCAGCCGGATCAGCCGGGAGATCAGGCTCTCTTCGGCCGTACCGCAGCCGGGCACGTCCCAATCGGGTTCTTCCAACACGGCCAGCAGGCGTTTCAGCCAGAGGTAATCATGCCAGGTAGGCACCGGGCTGCCAGCGTTCAGTTCGCTAGCCGGCAGACCCGTGATCTCGATCAGCAGCGGGTCGATACCCAGTTCATGGAGCTTCGACCTGATAACAGACCAGCGATCATTGACCCGCGGAATTTGCCGGTCAATAAAGGCCAGCGGCAGCCGCAGCTGCCTGTTCAACTTATGCCGGATCGACCGACGGATGCGCAACATCAGTTGCAGGACTAAGCCTGTTTCGGCTGAAGGCCGATCTGCGATGCGGTAAAGAGCATCGGCAATCTCGGTGAGCTTATGCAGCATGAGATTGATATAACTGAACAATTGCGCCTCATTTTTAACGCTTAGCGAATGGGTCTCGATCGCATTGATCAGCCGTGCCGCCTCCAGTGCCAGGGCAGCATCCGGCTGCTCTTCCGGCTCACCCGCGAAACCACGGGCTTTTAAACCTGCCGCGATAGCGGCGAACACTTCACATTCATGATTCATAGGTAATATCTCCTTATCAACCGAACCAGCGGTCGCTTTTTGCCAGGCCAGGGAAACAAGCGCAGCAATCGTTTTGAGGATGACGGTCCGGTCACCGGACTGGTTCACATCGATACCGCAGACCGTGCTTTTGTTGTACACGCCGTGCAGCACCATATAGTAAATACCGCCAACGATCAAAGCCGATACAGCGCGAAAGCTAACGCCCGATTCCCGGAAGTATGGATCTGCCAAAGCCAGCAGTTTCATGCCCTCCCTTTCGCGGGTCTCGGAGATCGAGCGCATCAGCGGGCTGACCGTACTGATCTGCCACAGGATCAATCGCTGCATTTCGGGCTCCTGGAAGAAATACAAAAATTCTTCCTGAAGCGTGACCGTAAAGAAGGCCTCGAGCGCCCTGCTATCATCCGCATCCGGCAGCTGCAGTTGTTCGAAGAACGGCATCCAGTAATCCTTCTTGCGGATATAGGCCTTGACCAGCTCATTGAGTGAACCGAAATAATCATAGATCATCGGCTTGCTGATCCCGGCCCGCAAGGCGACCTGGTTGATACCGATCGCCTGGTGTCCCTTTTCGAGGAGCAGCTTGCCGATGGTGTTCACCAGCCGTTCTATTTTCTCGTCTTTATCATATTTCATTGTGGTATCCAGGTAAAGGTATATAGATCATCAGACCGCTTTCGGGAGCTGCAGTTGCTTACTGACATCCTCGAAAGCGTTGAGCACTTTATCCAGGTGCTCCCGGGTATGCGTCGCCATCAGGCTCATCCTGATACGGGCATCCTTGCGCGGCACGGCCGGATAGATGATGGGGTTCGCATAAATACCCCTATCCAGCAGCATTTGCCCGGCGGCGGCCGTTTTGGCGGGGTCGCCGATCCTGACCGGGACAATGGCCGATTGGGTGGTGCCGATATCCAGCCCAAGCGAATTAAGCCCGGCCGTAAAATAGTGCACATTCTTCCAGAGCCGGCCCATCCATTCCGGCTCTTCATCCAGCAGGTCGATCGCCTTCAGGATACCTGCAGCGGCAGGCGGCAATGTCACCGAGAACAAATGCTGCCGGGACTGGAACTTCAGGTAGCGGATGAGCTCCGGTTTACCCACCACGTAGCCGCCAACCACGCCAAAGGTCTTGCTGAACGTACCCGAGATCAGGTCTACTTCCTGGAACAGGCCATGCAGTTCGATCACACCGCGGCCGGTCTTCCCGATCACCCCCGTGCCGTGGGCATCATCGATCATCAAAAAGGCGCCATATTGCCGGACGAGCCGGATAATATCGCCCAGCGGCGCCAGGTCCCCATCCTGCGAATACACCCCGTCGATAACGACCAGCCTTGTCCGGTAGCTATCTTTCGAGGCAATGAGTATCCGCTCCAGGTCGGCCAGGTCATTATGCAGGAAGCGCTTCACATTGGTCAGCTGGCAACCCTCCATAACACTCGCATGGACACCCATATCCAGGATAGCGATGTCTTCTTTTTTCAGCAGGCACTGTAAGGTCGCGCTGTTAGCGGTATAGCCCGTCGTATAAACAATGCCCGCTTCGCGGTGGAAAAAGTCCGCCATCTTTTGTTCCAGTTGCTCATGGAACAGGAAGTGCCCGCCGATAGCCGGTGAGGCGCCGGCGCCCGTACCATATTGTTCGATCGCGGCAATAGCCGCTGCTTTAACTTCAGGATGCTGGGTGAAACCGAGGTAATCGTTGGAGACCAGGCCGACCATTTTTTGAACGCCTTTTCCGGGCACTTCGACCAGCACTTCGGGCAGGCAGCCCGAGTGCGTTACGAAGCGGTAGTTAAGCCGGCCATTGGCCTGCAGGTAATCGAGGTAACGGTTAAACTCGGCTGCGCGCTGGAAAATATCCAGGTCCGGAATATTTTCAAAATCTTTGAAACTTGCTGTTAAGTAATTGATATCCATAGGTTCTGTATTTGATTTGATAGCACGAAGCTACCGGTCAAATACTTACCGCCCGGTAGGAAAATAGGGGTTATATGTTAAAGTTTGCTTAAAAAGCAAGCAATTTTTTAAAGGATAAAGGCGGCAGCCACGCTGCGGGGCAACCGCTTTACCAGATTTGAATTAACTATTAACAGTTCTCTCGGGTTAATTGAAAAAACTACACAAAGAACACCAGCGATTTGTCACCAACTATAAATTAAACCAAAAACTCATTTCGTCGCCACGAACTCCGCGGCCGTCCCCATTCGTACGCGTGCCCCAACCGCTTTAAAATCCATCGCGGCCTTTTTGCATTGTATGGCTTTATCCACATAGGCATAATATTTGGCGGTCAGTTCCCCGTGGAGTTCCGCCGCCTTTTCAAAGGGCAGGTCATCCAGCGCTCCGATCAGCAGGGCATATTCGATATGCGTGATCTCTTCGATGCTCATATTCAGCTTTTGATCTGTTCATAACGCAGCAGCTCCAAACCGCTGCTGATATAATGCGGCTGCTCCGGCTCTTTGGCCATCAGCGCCGTACTTAAATATTTTTTATTGCTGTCGGGGAATACGGTGATCACTTCCCCCTGCCGATCCAGCTGTTGCCGGAGCTTGATCGCACCTGCCAGATTTGCACCGGAGGATATCCCTACGCCGAGACCTATCTTACCCAAGAGCTGCGCGGTCAGGATCGCGTCTCCATCATTCACCTGTACCACATCATTCAACCGTTGCAGGTCGACAATCTCCGGTACGAATTCATCGGAAACGCCTTGTATCCGGTGACTGCCCACCTTATGACCGGTGCTGAGTGTCGGGCTTTCGGCCGGCTCCAGCGGGTGCAGGGCGATCTCCGGGAACAGCGTCCGCAGGTATTTACCCACGCCCATAATCGTGCCGCCCGTCCCAACGCCGGCCACAAAAGCTGCGGGTTTCAGTTTAGCCAGCAAAAGCTGGTGGCCGATCTCGCGGCCCGTCGTCTTCTCATGCGCTTCCACGTTATATTGGTTCTCGAATTGCCTGGGCAGGAAAACCCGCTCATCATAACCCATTCGGTTCGCCATCCCGATGCTGCCTTTGAAGCCGCCCTGCTGAGCGGACACCAGCTCAATTTCTGCTCCGTAACTGCGGATCAGGTCGATCCGTTCCCGGCTCATCCAGTCGGGCATCAGGATCTTGACAGGATGGCCAAGCGCTCTGCCGATCGCGGCAAAGGCAATACCGGAGTTTCCGGAGGTCGCTTCAACGATCGTATCGCCGGCTTTCAACTGCCCCGACTCTTTCGCCTTTTGCAGAATGTAAAGCGCCATCCGGTCCTTAATGCTGCCGGTCAGGTTAAACTGCTCGCATTTGACCAGGACGGAACTGGCCCTTTCGCCCGGGTAACGGTAAAATATGCGGACCATGACCGAATTCCCTATAAAGGGCCAGATGTGCTCCGCCGTGGTCCGGGTCATCCCTTTATCTCTCAACAGGTACATCAATTTGGTGAACATCGTTCTTTAAATGGGCCAGCATATCAGTGACCATGGTTTCCAGATCAAATTGTGGCTCCCAGCCCCAGTCACGGCGTGCTTCCAGGTCCAGGATACCGGTCGGCCAGCTGTCGGCGATCGCCTGCCGAAAATCGGGATGGTAGCTGACCGTCAGGCCAGGGATATGTTTTCGGATCTCGGTCGCCAGCTCCCGGGGCGAAAAGTGCAGACCTGCCAGGTTGTAGCTGGTATGCACGCTCAGCTGGCCTCGCGGTGCCTCCATCAGTTCGATCGTTCCGCGGACGGCATCCGGCATATAGAGCATCGGCAAAGTGGTCGTATCCCGCAAGAAGCACCCGTAGTGACCCTCTTCCAGCGCCTTGTGAAAAATATCGACGGCATAATCGGTCGTACCGCCGCCGGGCTTGGCGCTGTAGCTGATCAGGCCGGGGTAGCGAATACTGCGAATATCTATACCATAGGTATTATAGTACCAGCGGCACCAGTATTCACCGGCCATTTTACTGATACCATAGATCGTGGTCGGGTCAAGTGCAGATTGCTGGACACAGGCTGCGCGCATCGATTCCGGGCCGAATACCGCGATGCTGCTGGGCCAGAAGATCTTTTCGACGCGCTGCGCCCGGGCCGCCTCCAATACATTGAGTAAACCCTGCATATTGATCTGCCAGGCCGCCTCCGGGTTTTGCTCGCCGCTGGCAGAAAGCACGGCCGCCAGGTGGTAGATCTGGCCGACACCCATGCGTTCAAATACATAGCTGAGCCGGCGGACATTGAGTACGTCGAGCTTCATATACGCACCCTTCTGCATGAGTTTATCGTTCGCATCATACACGTCGGTAGCGATCACGCGCTCCCAGCCGTAACGTTCGCGCAGGGCCATGACCAGTTCAGTTCCGAGCTGCCCGCAGGCGCCGGTCACCAGGATCTTATCTCTCATCGCGTGACCTCCCGGATGTGAAAACCGCTGAGCGGGGCGGGCAAAACCTGCAGGTAGATATATGGTATCAGTTGTTTCATTCTTTTAAAAATCCGCTTTAGAGGCTGCATGCGGCGACTTTATTTTCAGGTGGACGGTTTCCGCAGTGCTTGCCGGGAAATACGGCGTTTTTCGCAAGGGCCTATTTTTCAAGGGGAAAGGCCGGTTCCATCTTATATTCTTTGAGCACCAGCGAGGAATGTACTTTATCGACCATGGGCAGGCAGCAAAGTTTTTGTTCGAGAAAATCCTCGTATTCAGCGGCATCGCGCAGGGTAATCTGGAGGATAAAATCGTATTCGCCGGAGAGG encodes the following:
- a CDS encoding TetR/AcrR family transcriptional regulator; this translates as MKYDKDEKIERLVNTIGKLLLEKGHQAIGINQVALRAGISKPMIYDYFGSLNELVKAYIRKKDYWMPFFEQLQLPDADDSRALEAFFTVTLQEEFLYFFQEPEMQRLILWQISTVSPLMRSISETREREGMKLLALADPYFRESGVSFRAVSALIVGGIYYMVLHGVYNKSTVCGIDVNQSGDRTVILKTIAALVSLAWQKATAGSVDKEILPMNHECEVFAAIAAGLKARGFAGEPEEQPDAALALEAARLINAIETHSLSVKNEAQLFSYINLMLHKLTEIADALYRIADRPSAETGLVLQLMLRIRRSIRHKLNRQLRLPLAFIDRQIPRVNDRWSVIRSKLHELGIDPLLIEITGLPASELNAGSPVPTWHDYLWLKRLLAVLEEPDWDVPGCGTAEESLISRLIRLDFNQQRFQAYCYRMLKQKMQQRPGKTAKLEELHRCKTLVMQDAAMSALRYDRHAEPVVKQLCNWIDAEMTLVKEVEPEEGPDSKANPHKFNYKINAAGIAVWHKLQNDHGLLDEKVDDLSVKIAYNCSSMGQPDLSAPSQRSKFYTTDEKVIRPLVGVMEEMLEDLRGLI
- a CDS encoding PLP-dependent cysteine synthase family protein encodes the protein MFTKLMYLLRDKGMTRTTAEHIWPFIGNSVMVRIFYRYPGERASSVLVKCEQFNLTGSIKDRMALYILQKAKESGQLKAGDTIVEATSGNSGIAFAAIGRALGHPVKILMPDWMSRERIDLIRSYGAEIELVSAQQGGFKGSIGMANRMGYDERVFLPRQFENQYNVEAHEKTTGREIGHQLLLAKLKPAAFVAGVGTGGTIMGVGKYLRTLFPEIALHPLEPAESPTLSTGHKVGSHRIQGVSDEFVPEIVDLQRLNDVVQVNDGDAILTAQLLGKIGLGVGISSGANLAGAIKLRQQLDRQGEVITVFPDSNKKYLSTALMAKEPEQPHYISSGLELLRYEQIKS
- a CDS encoding RteC domain-containing protein, whose protein sequence is MEVFLNERMNKLLEEIELYREMGIPAAKRLAGILQAVQAVLKDLRGHIAANPFVEEAAEIAFFKIVKPKFVAEQLYAVELYSLETNRPVGDELALKAYYEFELKHIRRFFEQHRFMHQYYLLDGHELDHLYFVRGAAAPVVITAELPSSDPEFSTAADYLYAKFIAYERLQEHLAGLLYPSAGTLPAQKKRLPWPGEKTDLIEFAYALYCWLRFKKSERTIVEIIEWLEESFGITLPRHYRRFAEIKMRKV
- a CDS encoding dsDNA nuclease domain-containing protein gives rise to the protein MPLHHLALFSKDTDANATIKGYEFQKLRTLEIWLESYLAKSDEITYCEYQDDIFSRDTGTWVSNFRQLKLYSSKNFSFKSEEVTKAIYNFFMLFVKGEFKFDDVQFWFETNTGIARNQAGNGADLLKEWHQHQGQLSPELLARCTAQIKETVIAELKNTSADIHTVPNEVWEDFTLRIHWQFDDIDPETALENVIIRIRSLIAKITFPIAQQQPKAAFYCLIYEISKRSMADQAEGRKLDSELLDKLLLTTIDQLETGYAEDWESWHNMDTLAHFRASEFYQVMGAAYYCNQNRHLHHHLGFWQGLLQHYIVLDDTPLHYRRRAISELIWCVSKNFTTGFPLGSLLGLEPHIRLYFGTIAGFQGYESVAEAIHLLVPVFLHVHEKTCELDLKEPLLWQRQIRSLINKHIGSAESPEAICYYNQLAALLIHLDITETLSKDSIKDALPFYRAILNTLDQAQRYNVVALAAQINQWLDRLMKDGTSLDDMEPLQEFADQLIPFVNSRENDESNALRYNETGNRYLETTDRNGVLKALTCFHKAKALYRQDRTRKGYVLALLNIGQLYNVAGCNLAAKYYSMSAAWHCSQHEQLHDLLPDAMGLLYHMDHAQGAWLSSMEAFRLYINARAEFNTKGYDLLDKNLQELAFVISAGPRIAPQTQSVMEQLKRGMGQFYDLYLEHYVIEDDELTSKEIDGVVQAKLDDTPFNDAGKTRTIEWHAGGLSWKISFENTWLMNSVAEEFCAILQVLLLELMLSKHDLHLLEIPLEVELKIRAGGEEPLRAQQNKAKWTVYIPAVLDEDYQAIEQQVPTIVANIAILLQEVSLLPGEELTELITKHFDQENLAGKTLPDFIYQRLYRHLFSRASFEQLSRTAIGTVNSTFTHKTFRPLKWLDTLSAKYDRDGAMEMIRQRYEGFTLNSHLTLKKIKDDPAYPEFIGALRTEGWLDWQILMAIRNFILSKKANALLLGRRFPSEAERVAAYQREGFRLQSLPEEENYIPLVLSDFSGSSLRNQLNNTAKLVLMNFDLDYQVQYPVFEALLRFVRARLRFGEDDIKELSPL
- a CDS encoding NAD-dependent epimerase/dehydratase family protein, encoding MRDKILVTGACGQLGTELVMALRERYGWERVIATDVYDANDKLMQKGAYMKLDVLNVRRLSYVFERMGVGQIYHLAAVLSASGEQNPEAAWQINMQGLLNVLEAARAQRVEKIFWPSSIAVFGPESMRAACVQQSALDPTTIYGISKMAGEYWCRWYYNTYGIDIRSIRYPGLISYSAKPGGGTTDYAVDIFHKALEEGHYGCFLRDTTTLPMLYMPDAVRGTIELMEAPRGQLSVHTSYNLAGLHFSPRELATEIRKHIPGLTVSYHPDFRQAIADSWPTGILDLEARRDWGWEPQFDLETMVTDMLAHLKNDVHQIDVPVER
- a CDS encoding aminotransferase class I/II-fold pyridoxal phosphate-dependent enzyme, whose translation is MDINYLTASFKDFENIPDLDIFQRAAEFNRYLDYLQANGRLNYRFVTHSGCLPEVLVEVPGKGVQKMVGLVSNDYLGFTQHPEVKAAAIAAIEQYGTGAGASPAIGGHFLFHEQLEQKMADFFHREAGIVYTTGYTANSATLQCLLKKEDIAILDMGVHASVMEGCQLTNVKRFLHNDLADLERILIASKDSYRTRLVVIDGVYSQDGDLAPLGDIIRLVRQYGAFLMIDDAHGTGVIGKTGRGVIELHGLFQEVDLISGTFSKTFGVVGGYVVGKPELIRYLKFQSRQHLFSVTLPPAAAGILKAIDLLDEEPEWMGRLWKNVHYFTAGLNSLGLDIGTTQSAIVPVRIGDPAKTAAAGQMLLDRGIYANPIIYPAVPRKDARIRMSLMATHTREHLDKVLNAFEDVSKQLQLPKAV